In Microcaecilia unicolor chromosome 1, aMicUni1.1, whole genome shotgun sequence, the following are encoded in one genomic region:
- the LOC115460000 gene encoding zinc finger protein 585A-like, whose product MRVTFEDIAVSFSQEEWEYLDEEQKELYREVMKENYQTLISLGTGSTTVIPDIISHIEQGEEPYIRDVPGPEERETGKSNCSDHQITQGGKRQKKQEEPLVEIEEIQRKTEKICDNISQKTERINTKNCKRKSKERRDPAGDSVDGVSKCERNDRELSNIPEDQRHLSERPFQINSDKVTSKFHHGKRKGKRHQKEFTSIAYNRSIDFIYSKSSKSSPFSELQIHKRNHKNEKSFTATECNKSVTQLSGQKNHQQTHTAVKPITCSECNKSFTRLSNLKTHQMIHKGHKPFTCTECNKRFTQLSHVKVHQRSHTGEKPYTCTECNKSFTQLSYLKMHQRVHTGEKPYTCTECNKSFTQLPHLKIHLKIHTGEKPYTCTECNKSFTQLSHLKIHQTIHTGEKPFTCTECNKSFTQLSNLKVHQRIHKGHKPFTCTECNKSFIVLSHLKIHKRIHTGCKPFTCTECNKSFIVLSHLKIHKRIHTGCKPFTCIECNKSFTRLSSLKKHQRIHKGHKPFICTECNKSFTRLSSLKTHQRIHKGHKPFICTECNKSFTRLSCLKTHQRIHKGHKPFTCTECNKSFTQLSNLKTHQMIHKGHKPFTCTECNKSFTQLSHVKVHQRSHTGEKPHTCTECNKSFTQLSYLKIHQRVHTGEKPYTCTECNKSFTQLSHLKIHQTIHTGEKPFTCTECNKSFTQLSNLKVHQRIHKGHKPFTCTECNKNFSVLSRLKIHKRIHTGCKPFTCTECNKSFIVLSHLKIHKRIHTGCKPFTCIECNKSFTRLSSLKTHQTIHKGHKPFTCTECNKSFTQLSNLKTHQTIHKGHKPFTCTKCNKSFTQLSNLKIHQMIHTGSKPFTCIECNKSFTQLSHLKIHQRSHSGQKPYICTECNKSFTRLSNLKTHQMIHKGHKPFTCTECNKSFTQLSNLKIHQMIHTGSKPFTCTECNKRFTQLSHVKVHQRSHTGEKPYTCTECNKSFTQLSYLKMHQRVHTGEKPYTCTECNKSFTQLPHLKIHQKIHTGEKPYTCTECNKSFTQLSHLKVHQKIHTGEKPFTFTECNKSFTQVKMH is encoded by the coding sequence ATCATCAGATCACACAAGGAGGAAAGCGACAAAAGAAGCAAGAAGAACCCCTTGTAGAAATAGAAGAGAtccaaagaaaaacagaaaaaatctgTGATAATATTTCCCAGAAAACTGAGAGGATTAACACAAAGAATTGTAAGCGGAAATCAAAGGAACGGAGAGACCCTGCTGGAGACTCAGTGGATGGAGTCAGTAAGTGTGAGAGAAATGACAGGGAGCTCAGTAACATCCCTGAGGACCAGAGACACCTATCAGAGAGACCCTTCCAAATTAATAGTGATAAGGTGACTTCTAAATTCCACCATGgcaagaggaaaggaaaaagacACCAGAAAGAATTCACATCTATTGCATATAATAGGAGCATCGACTTTATTTATTCTAAGAGTAGTAAAAGCTCCCCGTTTTCAGAACTCCAAATACACAAAAGGAATCACAAAAATGAGAAATCATTTACAgctactgagtgtaataaaagcgtCACTCAGCTTTCAGGTCAAAAAAATCACCAACAGACCCACACAGCAGTCAAACCAATTacatgcagtgagtgtaataaaagcttcactcgccTTTCAAATCTAAAAACTCACCAAATGATCCACAAGGGCcacaaaccatttacatgtactgagtgtaataaaaggttCACTCAACTTTCACATGTAAAAGTTCACCAGAGGAGtcacacaggagaaaaaccatatacatgcactgagtgtaataaaagcttcactcagcttTCATATCTAAAAATGCACCAGAGGGtccacactggagagaaaccatatacatgcactgagtgtaataaaagtttcactcagCTTCCACATCTAAAAATTCACCTAAAGATtcacactggagagaaaccatatacatgcactgagtgtaataaaagtttcactcagCTTTCACATCTAAAAATTCACCAAACGATtcacacaggagaaaaaccatttacatgtactgagtgtaataaaagcttcactcagcttTCAAATCTAAAAGTTCACCAGAGGATCCACAAGGGTCACAAACCATTTacctgtactgagtgtaataaaagcttcattgTGCTTTCacatttaaaaatacacaaaaggaTCCACACAGGATGCAAACCATTTacttgtactgagtgtaataaaagcttcattgTGCTTTCacatttaaaaatacacaaaaggaTCCACACAGGATGCAAACCATTTACTTGTattgaatgtaataaaagcttcactcgacTTTCAAGTCTGAAAAAACACCAGAGGATCCACAAGGGCCACAAACCAtttatatgtactgagtgtaataaaagcttcactcgacTTTCAAGTTTGAAAACTCACCAGAGGATCCACAAGGGCCACAAACCAtttatatgtactgagtgtaataaaagcttcactcgacTTTCATGTCTGAAAACTCACCAGAGGATCCACAAGGGCcacaaaccatttacatgtactgagtgtaataaaagcttcactcaactTTCAAATCTAAAAACTCACCAAATGATCCACAAGGGCcacaaaccatttacatgtactgagtgtaataaaagcttcactcaactTTCACATGTAAAAGTTCACCAGAGGAGtcacacaggagaaaaaccacatacatgcactgagtgtaataaaagcttcactcagcttTCATATCTAAAAATTCACCAGAGGGtccacactggagagaaaccatatacatgcactgagtgtaataaaagtttcactcagCTTTCACATCTAAAAATTCACCAAACGATtcacacaggagaaaaaccatttacatgtactgagtgtaataaaagcttcactcagcttTCAAATCTAAAAGTTCACCAGAGGATCCACAAGGGTCACAAACCATTTacctgtactgagtgtaataaaaacttCAGTGTGCTTTCacgtttaaaaatacacaaaaggaTCCACACAGGATGCAAACCATTTacttgtactgagtgtaataaaagcttcattgTGCTTTCacatttaaaaatacacaaaaggaTCCACACAGGATGCAAACCATTTACTTGtattgagtgtaataaaagcttcactcgacTTTCAAGTCTGAAAACTCACCAGACGATCCACAAGGGCcacaaaccatttacatgtactgagtgtaataaaagcttcactcaactTTCAAATCTGAAAACTCACCAGACGATCCACAAGGGCcacaaaccatttacatgtactaagtgtaataaaagcttcactcaactTTCAAATCTAAAAATTCACCAAATGATCCACACAGGAAGCAAACCATTTACTTGtattgagtgtaataaaagcttcactcaactTTCACATCTAAAAATTCACCAGAGGAGCCACTCAGGACAAAAACCATatatatgtactgagtgtaataaaagcttcactcgacTTTCAAATCTAAAAACTCACCAAATGATCCACAAGGGCcacaaaccatttacatgtactgagtgtaataaaagcttcactcaactTTCAAATCTAAAAATTCACCAAATGATCCACACAGGAAGCAAACCATTTacttgtactgagtgtaataaaaggttCACTCAACTTTCACATGTAAAAGTTCACCAGAGGAGtcacacaggagaaaaaccatatacatgcactgagtgtaataaaagcttcactcagcttTCATATCTAAAAATGCACCAGAGGGtccacactggagagaaaccatatacatgcactgagtgtaataaaagtttcactcagCTTCCACATCTAAAAATTCACCAAAAGATtcacactggagagaaaccatatacatgcactgagtgtaataaaagtttcactcagCTTTCACATCTAAAAGTTCACCAAAAGATtcacacaggagaaaaaccatttacatttactgagtgtaataaaagcttcactcaggtGAAGATGCACTAA